The genomic region GATGACATCCGGCGTACGGGTTGACCGAAGCGCCGGTCGTGCGAGACGGCATTCAACCGTGACAAGGGGAGCGGACGTGGCGGAACTGCACACCGGCGTCGGTCGTCAACGAGGTGCCCTGCCGTGGCCGCGGCCCCGGCGGATCGCGACGATCTCGGTGCACACGTCGCCGTTGCACCAGCCGGGCACCGGCGACGCCGGGGGGATGAACGTCTACATCCTGGAGGTCGCTCGGCGACTGGCCGAGGCGAACGTCGAGGTGGAGATCTTCACCCGGGCCACCTCCGGCGACCTGCCCCCGGTGGTCGAGATGGCGCCCGGCGTCCAGGTCCGGCACATCACCTCCGGGCCCCTGGAGGGGCTGACCAAGGAGGAGCTGCCCGGGCAGCTCTGCGCGTTCACCGCGGGGGTGCTCCGCGCCGAGGCGGCCCGCCCGCCGGGCCACTACGACCTGATCCACTCCCACTACTGGCTCTCCGGGCAGATCGGCTGGCTGGCCAAGGAGCGGTGGGGAGTGCCCCTGGTGCACACCGCGCACACCCTCGCCAAGGTGAAGAACGCGCAGCTCGCGGTGGGCGACCGGCCGGAGCCCAAGGCGCGCGTCATCGGTGAGGAGCAGGTCGTGGCCGAGGCCGACCGGCTGGTGGCCAACACCCACGTCGAGGCCCGCGACCTGATGGAGCGGTACGCGGCCGACCCGACCCGGGTCGCCGTCGTCCAGCCCGGCGTCGACCTGGACCGGTTCCGCCCGGCGCCCGGGGACCGCGCCGCGGCCGCCGTCGCCGCCCGGCGCCGGCTGGGCCTGCCCACCCGGGGCTACGTGGTGGCGTTCGTCGGCCGGATCCAGCCGCTGAAGGCCCCGGACGTGCTGGTCCGTGCCGTCGCCGCGCTGTGCGATCGCGACCCGGAGTTGGCCGACCAGCTGACCGTGGTGATCTGTGGCGGCCCGAGCGGCAGCGGGTTGGACCGCCCGACCGCGCTGATCGAGCTGGCCGCCTCGCTCGGCGTCACCGACCGGGTGCGCTTCCTGCCGCCGCAGACCGGCGCCGACCTGCCGGCCCTGTACCGCGCCGCCGACCTGGTCGCCGTGCCGTCGTACAACGAGTCGTTCGGCCTGGTCGCCCTGGAGGCCCAGGCCTGCGGTACGCCGGTGCTCGCGGCCGCGGTGGGCGGTCTGGTCACCGCGGTGCGGGACCAGGTGAGCGGCGTGCTGATCGACGGGCACGACCCGGCCGACTGGGCCGGTACGCTTCGCCACCTGCTGCCGGACGTGGCGCGGCGCGACGCGCTGGCCCGGGGCGCGGCGCGGCACGCTCGCGGCTTCTCCTGGGACCGCACCGTCTCCGGTCTGCTCGCCGTGTACGGCGAGGCGATAGCCGCGCGCCGTGCCCGCCTCGCCGCCGAGCTCGCCGGCGACCCCGCCCTCTCCTGCTCCTGGTAGCGGGGGAAGGGCCCGGTTCCTGGCGAGCCGGGTGCGCGGCCCGACCGTAGAGTGGGTCCGGTGAGCGGGAAGAGCGATCTTGCGGCCCTCGTTGAGTCGGTCTGCGACGAGCGCGAGCTGGCCTGGGAACGGACCGGTCCGCAGTCGTACGCGGTGACGCTGCCCGGCACCCACAAGCTGAAGACGATCTGCAACCTGATCCTCGGAGAGCACGCGCTGCGGGTCGAGGCGTTCGTGATGCGCCAGCCGGACGAGCGGCGCGAGGAGCTGTGGGCCTGGCTGTTGCAGCGCAACGCCCGGATGTACGCGGTGTCGTTCTCCATCGACGCGGTCGGCGACGTCTACCTCACCGGGCGGGTCAACCCGGCCGGCGTCGACGCCGAGGAGCTGGACCGGCTGTTCGGCACGGTGCTGACGTACGCCGACGAGTCCTTCGACACCATGTTGGAAATCGGCTTCGGCAGTTCGATCCGCCGCGAGTGGGAATGGCGGGTCAAGCGCGGTGAATCCACGGCGAACCTCGCCGCGTTCGCCCACCTCTTCGAGCCGTCCGGAGGTTCGGAGTCGTCCTGACGGGTATGCCGCACCGCGCGGTGCGGCAAACATCGGGACCCGCCGCGCGCCGAGGACGGACTGTCGAGGAGCGTGAGCATCCCATGGCTCAGCGGAACAGCTCAGGTCGCGGCGGGACTGCGACCAGGACCAGGCGGCAGGCGGGGAACCAGACCCCGAACACCCCGACGATCTCCGAGACGGAGATCAGCCGGATGCGGGTGGACGACATCCGCGGGCAGCTCCGCAAGCGTGGCGTCTCGGGTATCTCCGCGCTGCGCAAGCCCGACCTGGTGAAAGAACTGGTGCGGACGTTGCGGGCGGAACGCGGCGGGGGCGGCGCCGCTCGCCGGGCCACCGGCCCGAGCGGCCGGGCGACCGGCACCCGGGCGGCCGCGGGTCGGGCCGCCGCGACGAAAAAGGCGGTGAGCGGCCGGGCGAAGGCCGCGCCGAGCCGCGCCAAGGCGGCGCCGGCGAACAAGACCGCTCCGGCCAAGCGGG from Micromonospora sp. WMMD812 harbors:
- the mshA gene encoding D-inositol-3-phosphate glycosyltransferase, coding for MAELHTGVGRQRGALPWPRPRRIATISVHTSPLHQPGTGDAGGMNVYILEVARRLAEANVEVEIFTRATSGDLPPVVEMAPGVQVRHITSGPLEGLTKEELPGQLCAFTAGVLRAEAARPPGHYDLIHSHYWLSGQIGWLAKERWGVPLVHTAHTLAKVKNAQLAVGDRPEPKARVIGEEQVVAEADRLVANTHVEARDLMERYAADPTRVAVVQPGVDLDRFRPAPGDRAAAAVAARRRLGLPTRGYVVAFVGRIQPLKAPDVLVRAVAALCDRDPELADQLTVVICGGPSGSGLDRPTALIELAASLGVTDRVRFLPPQTGADLPALYRAADLVAVPSYNESFGLVALEAQACGTPVLAAAVGGLVTAVRDQVSGVLIDGHDPADWAGTLRHLLPDVARRDALARGAARHARGFSWDRTVSGLLAVYGEAIAARRARLAAELAGDPALSCSW
- a CDS encoding YbjN domain-containing protein; amino-acid sequence: MSGKSDLAALVESVCDERELAWERTGPQSYAVTLPGTHKLKTICNLILGEHALRVEAFVMRQPDERREELWAWLLQRNARMYAVSFSIDAVGDVYLTGRVNPAGVDAEELDRLFGTVLTYADESFDTMLEIGFGSSIRREWEWRVKRGESTANLAAFAHLFEPSGGSESS